A window of the Phaseolus vulgaris cultivar G19833 chromosome 5, P. vulgaris v2.0, whole genome shotgun sequence genome harbors these coding sequences:
- the LOC137834268 gene encoding uncharacterized protein, with protein sequence MPTTSNCISQSQPQKERRRQELMEYLVHTEQSRHIIHMGLKAFIKLSERIRETGLVKDAYRSTVEEQVAKFLHIIGHNVKNRSVSFFFHDLEKQLEGEFLIQPNGTVVEPHILNNSRFFPYFKDCLGAIDGSHVRADAPRFRGRKDWPTQNIFATCDFDMKFTYVLAGWEGTASDSRILKDALLRGDPLVIPEGKYYLGDAGFMLKRNIITPYRGVRYHLKEYSRRGPQNAKELFNHRHSSLRNVNERTFGVLKKRFPIIASGTEPHYDVDTMTKIVLACCIVHNFLRGIENDESLLKEVDNELLEQDVQPSTTHAREHDYRIGCDIRDTIANEMWQDYMDRGKNVASNSSGSYREFTKWTAEMDLIFLNAMIDEVRKGCRIDGSWTTQGYTNIVMALNEVGLSGLKKNNVKNRPKSLKDRWREIHDLFGGLSGDEEEVIQEYQSMEDRDLEFMKSIAGGNLNGFL encoded by the exons ATGCCTACTACAAGCAACTGTATCAGTCAGTCCCAACCACAAAAAGAGCGTCGCAGACAAGAATTGATGGAATACTTGGTTCACACTGAACAATCTCGTCACATTATTCACATGGGACTGAAAGCTTTCATTAAATTAAGTGAACGAATACGAGAAACTGGACTTGTTAAAGATGCATATCGATCAACCGTGGAAGAACAAGTAGCGAAATTTCTCCACATTATTGGGCATAATGTGAAGAATCGAAGTGTGTCATTCTTTTTCCACGATCTGGAGAAACA GTTGGAGGGGGAATTCTTAATTCAACCAAATGGAACGGTTGTAGAACCACACATCCTTAACAACAGTCGATTTTTCCCGTACTTTAAG GATTGTTTAGGGGCCATAGATGGGAGTCATGTACGTGCTGATGCGCCTCGTTTTCGAGGAAGAAAAGATTGGCCAACCCAAAACATATTTGCTACCTGTGACTTTGACATGAAGTTCACATATGTCTTAGCCGGTTGGGAAGGAACTGCCTCCGATTCAAGGATATTGAAAGATGCTTTGCTACGAGGCGATCCTTTGGTTATTCCAGAAG GAAAATACTATCTTGGTGATGCAGGTTTTATGTTAAAACGAAATATAATAACACCTTATCGCGGGGTGAGATACCATTTGAAAGAATATTCGCGAAGAGGGCCACAAAATGCAAAAGAGTTGTTTAATCATCGACATTCATCACTTAGGAATGTAAATGAGAGAACCTTTGGGGTGcttaaaaaacgttttccaattaTAGCCAGTGGGACTGAGCCACATTATGATGTGGATACTAtgacaaaaattgttttagcttgttgTATTGTGCATAACTTTCTACGTGGGATCGAGAATGACGAGTCTCTTCTTAAAGAAGTAGATAATGAATTATTAGAACAAGATGTCCAACCAAGCACCACCCATGCTCGTGAACATGATTACAGGATAGGGTGTGATATTAGGGACACTATAGCAAACGAAATGTGGCAAgattat atGGATCGCGGAAAAAATGTggcttcaaattcatcaggttCTTATAGAGAGTTCACCAAGTGGACGGCGGAGATGGACCTAATTTTTCTCAATGCAATGATTGACGAGGTACGAAAAGGGTGTAGAATTGATGGTAGCTGGACCACTCAAGGATACACTAACATAGTTATGGCTTTAAATGAGGTTGGTTTATCGGgtcttaagaaaaataatgtgaagAACCGGCCGAAAAGCCTGAAGGACAGGTGGAGGGAAATCCATGATTTGTTTGGTGGATTGAGCGGTGATGAAGAGGAGGTGATTCAAGAATATCAGAGCATGGAAGACAGAGATCTGGAGTTTATGAAGAGCATAGCAGGAGGTAATCTGAATGGTTTTTTATGa